From Acinetobacter suaedae, one genomic window encodes:
- a CDS encoding DEAD/DEAH box helicase: MITEINHLISEKLRACQRISIDTIKLYLQSDSKKSCLISLPTGAGKSGVICTVGHFSTFEKILVVTHRRAVCDQLYKQLKGKFFEKILLEQENHKQFLTKNIFNQINEVEDNGIYCTTFQKITSLTEDELAALETTFNLILIDEGHAEPSPKWGTAIRALKAKKVIITATPYRNDLFSFDIDAEHSYIYTYKQAIDDQVIVSPTFETIAISQSNESINEDTDFSEIYNKLNTIKELQPDAVCIIKCKEFSDIEKYFLKFNQSFKTVAIHEQFKDKNIEDTFSYVPADLAELGYEVLIHQRKLDEGIDIPEAKVLILTYPVGSGKELVQTVGRVVRIYQNYQPTVLEISTESNNNLWKNYLEFDDYISNVESAKRFLNTLDTALLVDNYLEVFPEHSYFDSCYRKKFNFNDFDPITSLEIPLASVCFYYKLNDFSLNDCIDKLYWEFSREGALTKYDIESGVITSVCFNNSKFLKDSLFFEPSLEIMIIKEIGDIISIFDSRGRKFNHRDDLKIGRTIDLEKLFSVIAGTEKTRTKQANTRALQLSQNRPEGILLKSSDLEAINHSQANSAYAVTTAVVSNINESDKVTSSYYLGVGSGRICDQKKSKFTYERFIEWLDQINIAFMKNQPTKSRFLNSFAQAIDEAPEEEPISCILDFSEIIGIIEVHHNNCIQQIDNTFIYKKYTKGISFFNFYFISNDKYNVYLPTNNLNSLITFTFDEKKGLMAHSVGDIAFFIDGIEININEIFNNRTVKLLFKDGTTFLYGSFYKHKLPVERSQLNHNIINNIIPLDCLLAKDMTEKDEDNLSINSFGNKSIFYLIDQMSNVRNPHVSLNSLGQFFQYLPNIDLMLCTDMGTEPADFILSSKDKVIFVHVKCGDSPISPQSSAGALCLVGGQALKNLHFLLNSSPSRYGNITNIRGAWPAPSGNKHKICLDSRIRLFNKTFDLTHSLDDVIETIDKRRQDPLVRKEIWLVIGNAFSHKHFMSQLNSPSTANSETVQAYQLLDTWFSQTSSHDVDMKIFVSN, translated from the coding sequence ATGATTACAGAAATTAACCATTTGATAAGTGAAAAGCTTAGAGCATGTCAACGAATCAGCATAGATACAATAAAACTTTATTTGCAATCAGACTCAAAGAAATCTTGTCTTATTAGTCTGCCGACAGGAGCTGGAAAAAGTGGTGTTATTTGTACAGTTGGCCATTTTAGTACTTTTGAAAAAATTTTAGTTGTAACTCATAGAAGAGCTGTATGTGATCAATTGTATAAGCAATTGAAAGGAAAATTTTTTGAAAAAATATTACTTGAACAAGAAAATCATAAGCAATTTCTCACTAAAAATATTTTCAACCAAATCAATGAAGTCGAAGATAATGGAATTTATTGCACCACCTTTCAAAAAATTACAAGTTTAACTGAAGATGAGTTAGCAGCCCTAGAAACTACATTTAACCTCATATTAATTGATGAAGGGCATGCAGAACCATCCCCTAAATGGGGTACTGCAATCAGAGCATTAAAAGCAAAAAAAGTAATAATCACGGCAACACCATATCGAAATGACCTATTTAGCTTTGATATAGATGCTGAACATAGCTATATTTACACTTATAAACAGGCGATAGATGATCAAGTAATTGTTTCACCTACATTTGAGACTATTGCCATATCCCAATCCAATGAGAGTATTAATGAAGATACTGATTTTTCAGAAATTTATAATAAATTAAATACTATTAAAGAATTACAGCCCGATGCTGTGTGTATTATTAAATGTAAGGAATTTAGTGATATTGAAAAATATTTCCTAAAATTTAATCAATCTTTTAAGACGGTTGCAATTCACGAGCAATTCAAAGATAAAAATATTGAAGATACGTTTAGTTATGTACCAGCAGACCTAGCTGAACTAGGTTATGAAGTTCTAATTCACCAACGGAAATTGGATGAGGGGATTGATATACCTGAAGCTAAAGTTTTAATTTTGACTTATCCTGTTGGTAGCGGGAAGGAGCTTGTACAAACTGTTGGTAGAGTAGTAAGAATATATCAAAATTATCAGCCAACAGTTTTAGAAATATCCACTGAAAGTAATAATAATTTATGGAAAAATTATCTTGAATTTGATGATTATATTTCCAATGTAGAATCAGCAAAACGTTTTTTAAATACATTAGATACTGCTCTTTTGGTAGATAATTATCTCGAAGTTTTTCCTGAACATAGTTATTTTGATTCTTGTTATCGGAAAAAATTTAATTTTAACGATTTTGATCCTATTACCTCTTTAGAAATCCCTCTTGCATCAGTTTGTTTTTATTATAAATTGAATGATTTTAGTTTGAATGATTGTATTGATAAACTTTACTGGGAGTTTAGCAGGGAAGGTGCTTTAACTAAGTATGATATTGAATCAGGTGTTATTACATCTGTTTGTTTTAATAATTCTAAGTTTCTTAAGGATAGTTTGTTTTTTGAACCATCTTTAGAGATTATGATAATAAAAGAAATAGGAGACATTATTTCTATTTTTGATAGCAGAGGTAGAAAGTTCAACCATAGAGATGATCTAAAAATTGGTAGAACTATTGATTTAGAGAAATTATTTAGTGTAATTGCTGGAACAGAAAAAACAAGAACAAAACAAGCTAATACAAGAGCACTTCAACTTAGCCAAAATCGGCCTGAAGGTATATTACTTAAAAGTTCTGATCTAGAAGCAATCAATCATTCTCAAGCAAATTCGGCATATGCAGTTACAACTGCAGTAGTATCAAATATTAATGAAAGCGATAAGGTTACCTCTTCTTATTATTTAGGTGTCGGGTCTGGACGAATATGTGATCAAAAAAAGAGTAAATTTACTTATGAAAGATTTATTGAGTGGCTGGATCAAATAAACATAGCTTTTATGAAAAACCAACCAACCAAAAGTCGTTTTCTAAACTCTTTTGCGCAAGCTATAGATGAAGCACCTGAAGAAGAACCTATATCTTGTATATTGGATTTTTCAGAAATTATAGGCATCATAGAAGTGCACCATAATAATTGTATACAGCAAATTGATAATACTTTTATCTATAAAAAATATACAAAAGGAATTTCTTTTTTTAATTTTTATTTTATTTCTAATGATAAATATAATGTTTATTTACCTACTAATAATTTAAATAGTCTTATAACATTTACTTTTGATGAAAAAAAGGGGCTAATGGCACATAGTGTTGGTGATATAGCTTTCTTTATTGATGGTATTGAAATAAATATTAATGAAATTTTTAATAACAGAACTGTAAAACTATTATTTAAAGATGGAACAACTTTTTTATACGGCTCATTTTACAAACACAAACTTCCTGTCGAAAGAAGCCAACTAAATCATAATATCATAAACAATATAATTCCATTAGATTGTTTGTTAGCTAAAGATATGACGGAAAAAGATGAGGATAATTTATCAATTAATTCCTTTGGAAATAAGTCAATTTTCTATTTAATAGATCAAATGTCCAATGTTAGAAATCCACATGTTAGTCTAAATAGTTTAGGTCAATTTTTTCAATATCTACCGAATATAGATCTAATGTTATGTACAGATATGGGGACTGAACCAGCAGATTTTATTTTATCTTCAAAAGATAAGGTTATCTTCGTTCATGTCAAATGTGGAGATAGTCCAATATCTCCACAATCTTCAGCTGGTGCTCTTTGTTTAGTTGGTGGTCAAGCTCTAAAAAATCTACACTTCTTATTAAATAGTAGCCCTTCAAGATACGGCAATATTACAAATATTCGTGGAGCATGGCCTGCACCAAGCGGTAATAAGCATAAAATTTGCCTTGATAGTCGTATCCGTTTGTTCAATAAAACATTTGATCTTACCCATTCCTTAGATGATGTAATCGAAACAATTGACAAGCGTAGACAAGATCCATTAGTACGTAAAGAAATCTGGTTAGTAATCGGCAATGCTTTTTCACACAAGCATTTTATGTCTCAACTTAATAGTCCAAGTACAGCTAATTCTGAAACAGTTCAAGCATATCAGCTACTAGACACTTGGTTCAGCCAAACATCTAGTCATGATGTGGATATGAAAATATTTGTATCTAATTAA
- a CDS encoding site-specific integrase, with amino-acid sequence MFALKPIHLEKKVSNENQIILLFDMDTTCPCLYPMLYTMKFLRFQSVSTQHADLIALKFWYDFWSEKFATSFCESFYSSSYNFEIIQSEIDNFIIYLENNKKIESNLIRLRNAEHANYTTIGHRLRSFLKFYSFLIDEYLTIQSQPQLSLKEIQKIKGNLNKYMTIKKKIINNFSKSNKTIKSEINYSFKSMNDEMIKGLYLIISPSNSNKYNTLNPFKSKNVQLRNFLIIHLMLNYGLRIGELMLLTTNSIKKSIQNHNFSLIITNTDDEFDDRSKKPKIKNEYSYRVIKLQERDYRILQIYIDEIRKEIPSQILFTSLKPPYSALSYASVKKIFDHVDLSLKTLLPECFDTSAYDSIERLTPHVCRHSWAYMMLSFSFEKYKKENVNHSDLKQSVNDALLKAQDDLRALGGWSPTSTMPIYYGKRFIVERANFMNLARIIDSSINYD; translated from the coding sequence ATGTTTGCTCTAAAGCCAATTCATTTAGAAAAGAAAGTCTCAAACGAAAACCAAATTATTCTGTTATTTGATATGGATACAACTTGTCCATGTTTGTACCCTATGCTGTACACCATGAAATTTCTCAGATTTCAAAGTGTCTCTACGCAGCATGCTGATTTGATAGCATTAAAATTTTGGTACGATTTTTGGTCTGAAAAGTTTGCTACTTCCTTTTGTGAGTCTTTCTATTCATCATCCTACAACTTTGAAATTATTCAAAGTGAAATTGATAACTTCATTATCTATTTAGAAAACAACAAAAAAATTGAAAGTAATCTTATAAGATTAAGAAATGCAGAACATGCTAACTACACTACAATTGGCCATAGACTTAGATCCTTCTTAAAGTTTTACAGCTTTTTGATTGATGAATATCTAACGATCCAATCTCAGCCACAACTTTCACTGAAGGAAATCCAAAAAATTAAAGGAAACTTAAATAAATATATGACTATAAAGAAAAAAATTATAAACAACTTTTCAAAGTCTAATAAAACAATTAAAAGTGAAATCAATTATTCGTTCAAAAGTATGAATGATGAGATGATTAAAGGATTGTATTTAATTATCTCACCGAGCAATTCTAATAAATACAATACCTTGAACCCATTTAAGTCAAAAAACGTACAACTCAGAAACTTTCTGATCATACATCTCATGCTTAATTATGGTCTTAGAATTGGTGAACTTATGCTACTAACAACCAATTCTATTAAAAAATCAATTCAGAATCATAATTTTAGTTTAATTATTACAAATACAGATGATGAGTTCGATGATCGATCAAAAAAGCCAAAAATCAAGAATGAATACTCATACAGAGTAATTAAACTACAGGAACGTGACTATAGAATTCTTCAAATTTATATAGATGAAATACGAAAAGAAATTCCTTCACAAATCTTATTTACCTCCTTAAAGCCTCCCTACTCTGCTTTAAGTTATGCCAGTGTTAAAAAGATATTTGATCATGTAGATTTGTCATTAAAAACATTGCTACCTGAATGTTTTGATACTTCAGCTTATGACTCAATAGAACGTCTAACTCCACACGTATGTAGACATTCTTGGGCTTATATGATGTTAAGCTTTTCTTTTGAGAAGTATAAGAAAGAAAATGTTAATCACTCTGATCTCAAACAAAGTGTAAATGATGCTCTGCTAAAAGCACAGGATGATCTAAGAGCCTTAGGTGGTTGGTCACCTACAAGTACAATGCCTATATATTATGGTAAACGCTTTATTGTAGAACGTGCTAATTTTATGAACTTGGCTCGCATCATAGATTCCAGTATAAATTATGATTGA
- a CDS encoding DUF968 domain-containing protein, whose protein sequence is MCSQKFLSEIKRLPCVICGNSPVEVAQSNQVDLLKESSAKASDFFTIPLCRNHHIEYDQFQKMNRSQSVEWFNQMLEKTELMLFLKNQADVF, encoded by the coding sequence ATGTGCTCGCAAAAGTTTTTAAGCGAAATAAAGAGACTACCTTGTGTAATTTGTGGTAATTCACCTGTAGAAGTAGCACAAAGTAATCAAGTCGACCTTTTAAAAGAATCAAGTGCTAAGGCAAGTGATTTCTTCACGATTCCGCTATGTAGGAACCACCATATTGAATATGACCAGTTCCAAAAGATGAACCGATCACAGTCAGTTGAATGGTTTAATCAAATGCTAGAAAAGACTGAGTTGATGCTGTTCCTTAAGAATCAGGCCGATGTTTTTTAA
- a CDS encoding SOS response-associated peptidase, translating into MCSNYEPISKNRAHLLDLYEPTFDYNSDIYPSYNAPILISTNDNIEWQSARFGLIPFWTEDLERVQNTFNAQCETIATKPSFKNAWKNNQFCLIPVETIFEPKYIDGKAIWYGIYRQDSMPFTLAGLYEQSSINGKSIISMTMITINADSHPFMQQFHAPEDEKRSVVVIPRDRRNNWLRCDNEEATQFLHEFSPDDYTAAPKFDMHKFRPNTH; encoded by the coding sequence ATGTGTTCTAATTACGAACCAATTTCAAAAAATCGTGCTCATCTCCTCGATCTTTATGAACCTACTTTCGATTATAATTCAGATATTTACCCAAGTTATAATGCTCCGATTTTGATTTCTACTAACGATAATATTGAATGGCAATCTGCCCGTTTCGGTCTGATACCCTTTTGGACTGAGGATTTGGAAAGGGTTCAAAATACATTTAATGCTCAATGTGAAACCATTGCTACTAAACCCAGCTTTAAGAATGCTTGGAAGAATAACCAATTCTGTCTAATACCAGTTGAAACTATCTTTGAACCTAAATATATAGACGGCAAAGCTATATGGTATGGAATTTATCGACAAGACAGCATGCCATTTACATTGGCTGGACTCTATGAGCAATCAAGTATTAACGGTAAGTCAATCATCTCTATGACGATGATTACAATCAATGCTGATTCACACCCTTTCATGCAACAGTTTCATGCGCCTGAAGATGAAAAGAGATCTGTTGTTGTTATTCCACGAGATAGGCGAAATAACTGGCTAAGATGTGACAATGAGGAAGCAACTCAATTTTTGCATGAATTCTCCCCAGACGATTACACTGCAGCACCAAAATTCGATATGCATAAATTTCGGCCAAACACGCATTAA
- a CDS encoding GrlR family regulatory protein, producing the protein MKDGIYLLTFKSQDKDFGSGILVVDDSVVNGGDITYSYNGIIEENRLVLSLNKHNVNVHSLFGDFGSLKLNLSFQENNQGYILHGNVENLQSVPLLVQEKLIGKVE; encoded by the coding sequence ATGAAAGACGGAATTTATTTGCTTACATTTAAAAGTCAAGATAAAGACTTTGGGAGTGGGATTCTTGTAGTTGATGATAGTGTGGTTAATGGAGGAGATATAACCTATTCATATAACGGAATAATTGAAGAAAACAGATTGGTTTTGAGTCTAAATAAGCACAATGTAAATGTTCATTCTCTTTTTGGGGATTTCGGATCGTTAAAACTTAATCTAAGTTTTCAAGAGAATAATCAAGGTTATATTTTGCATGGAAATGTAGAAAATTTACAATCAGTTCCTTTGCTTGTACAAGAAAAATTGATTGGAAAAGTTGAGTGA
- a CDS encoding WYL domain-containing protein, translated as MLRHPHAMVFDGHRWHVRAFCQTRENFRDFVLARIITAEAVDEVVVSSEQDIAWHTYITLVFKPSSDLSETHRKAIEFDYGMNDGKIEIKCRKALLSYTLKRYNLLKDFITDNEKLNKLNDQFISLSNYEDISHFIKDEIGQ; from the coding sequence ATGTTACGTCATCCTCATGCTATGGTATTTGATGGCCATCGTTGGCATGTAAGAGCATTTTGTCAAACACGTGAGAATTTTCGTGATTTCGTTTTAGCTAGAATTATTACAGCCGAAGCTGTAGATGAAGTAGTCGTATCCTCTGAACAAGATATTGCATGGCATACATACATCACTCTAGTTTTTAAGCCTTCATCTGACTTATCTGAAACACATCGTAAAGCCATTGAATTTGATTATGGAATGAATGATGGAAAAATAGAGATAAAATGTAGAAAAGCATTATTATCTTATACTCTGAAACGCTACAATCTCTTAAAGGATTTTATAACAGATAATGAGAAACTAAATAAGCTAAATGATCAGTTTATATCCTTATCAAACTATGAAGATATCTCACATTTTATAAAAGATGAGATTGGGCAATAA
- a CDS encoding AraC family transcriptional regulator → MNPELPGSYVNLLVDVLKRWDIAPEQLLSGTGISSDKLNAPFWYVDFNIFNYLLERAAQITDEPAISVYLAKEMKISCYGHIGVAATASEDLGSAIEVLEQYIGLHCAVFKPKLQVDEKSAYLYFNQPLQQFRFNKHAMIFLVFGFAQIVENLAQQRLDIRFEFQQDKPDFYKKIFNINQLNGDFNTRNDRLIINKNVLSLPLKTADALVARLTIQQCKQDIQKLFLKMKNVDSTAKNVKDALYDEALGFLSLKQVAERLHLSERTLQRQLTKEQTSFQLLVAEVRRKQAEFLLKQQHLSIEQIAERLGYADISHFSRAFKKWTNVTPKFYREVERHKATHMVL, encoded by the coding sequence ATGAATCCTGAATTACCTGGTAGTTATGTAAATTTATTAGTTGATGTACTCAAAAGATGGGATATCGCACCTGAACAACTTTTATCTGGGACTGGCATTTCTTCTGATAAATTAAATGCGCCATTTTGGTATGTAGATTTCAATATTTTCAACTATTTGTTAGAAAGAGCTGCACAGATTACCGATGAACCAGCAATCAGTGTATATCTTGCAAAAGAAATGAAAATTTCGTGTTATGGACATATCGGTGTTGCAGCAACAGCTTCAGAAGATCTTGGTTCAGCAATTGAAGTTTTGGAGCAATACATTGGATTGCATTGTGCGGTATTCAAGCCTAAACTTCAGGTAGATGAGAAAAGTGCATACTTGTATTTTAACCAACCTTTACAACAGTTTAGGTTTAATAAGCATGCAATGATATTCTTAGTTTTTGGTTTTGCTCAAATAGTAGAGAATTTAGCTCAACAGAGGTTAGATATCCGTTTTGAGTTTCAGCAAGATAAACCAGATTTCTATAAAAAAATATTTAATATTAATCAGTTAAATGGTGATTTTAATACAAGGAATGATCGCTTAATTATAAATAAAAACGTTTTATCTTTACCATTAAAGACAGCTGATGCATTGGTTGCGCGATTAACAATTCAGCAGTGTAAACAGGATATTCAAAAGTTATTTTTAAAAATGAAAAATGTAGATAGTACGGCAAAAAATGTGAAAGACGCACTATATGATGAAGCACTTGGATTTCTATCACTTAAACAGGTTGCTGAAAGATTACATTTGTCAGAGAGAACATTACAGCGCCAACTCACGAAAGAACAAACTTCATTTCAGTTGTTAGTTGCTGAGGTTCGTAGAAAACAAGCAGAATTTTTATTAAAACAACAACATCTATCTATTGAACAAATTGCAGAACGATTGGGATACGCAGATATTTCTCATTTTTCACGGGCATTTAAAAAATGGACGAACGTTACACCTAAGTTTTATAGAGAGGTTGAGCGACATAAAGCAACACATATGGTTTTGTAG
- a CDS encoding NAD(P)H-dependent oxidoreductase codes for MNVLIVHAHPEKRSFTTAMKNTAQQTFKKLGYEVEVSDLYEMKFNPVASADDFGDFEQTEYLNYALEQRNALKSNTLSPDIAIEIEKVKRADLVIFNFPLYWTSVPAILKGWIDRVFVSGLFYGGKRFYNHGGMVGKKAMLCFSLGGRDHMFGDNSIHGPIEQYLSSIQRGSLAYVGFEVLPSFIAYHVPYITNEDRQNILVNLEQHLQNLDHLNPLEFSHLENFDEKMNPKN; via the coding sequence ATGAATGTACTTATTGTCCACGCACATCCTGAGAAACGATCATTTACAACGGCCATGAAAAATACAGCTCAACAGACTTTTAAAAAACTCGGATACGAGGTTGAAGTATCTGATTTATATGAAATGAAATTCAACCCTGTTGCTTCAGCTGACGATTTTGGTGATTTTGAACAAACTGAATATCTAAATTATGCACTCGAACAACGTAATGCTTTAAAAAGCAATACGCTTTCGCCTGACATCGCCATTGAAATCGAAAAGGTTAAACGTGCAGATCTCGTGATTTTTAATTTTCCGTTGTACTGGACATCTGTACCCGCAATCCTAAAAGGCTGGATTGATCGAGTCTTCGTCTCAGGATTATTTTATGGCGGTAAACGTTTTTATAACCATGGTGGTATGGTTGGAAAAAAAGCAATGCTGTGTTTTAGTTTAGGTGGTCGAGATCATATGTTTGGTGATAACTCAATTCATGGTCCAATCGAGCAATATTTATCTTCAATTCAACGTGGTTCTTTAGCATATGTAGGTTTCGAAGTTTTACCATCATTTATTGCATATCATGTCCCATATATTACTAATGAAGATCGACAGAATATTTTAGTCAACTTGGAGCAGCACCTACAAAACCTTGATCATTTGAACCCTCTAGAGTTCTCTCATCTTGAAAATTTTGATGAAAAAATGAATCCAAAAAATTAA